The Flaviramulus sp. BrNp1-15 genome includes the window ATCTTCAATAGTCCATTCCGGATACATTTCATCTGTTAAATAGCCTCGCCATTTATCATATGAGGTCCCATCAAAAAGATACACCCAATCATCATGAGATTTAACCTCAGCTTGTGCTTCAACTTCGGTTTCTGCTGATTGTTTTGTTTTGTCTTTACAAGCTATAAATGCTGCAGTAAAAACTACCAGTAAAATTAATTTCTTCATTTTAAATAATTAATTGGTTTATAATCCTAATATTTGTTTTAGTTGATTTTCATCAGATTCCCCACCTGCAAAATCATCAAAGCGTTTATTTGTAACTTCTATGATATGCTTTTGAATAAAATTTACGCCTTCTTTGGCACCTTGCTCTGGACTTTTAATAACACATTCCCATTCTAACACTGCCCAAACATCGCAACCATATTCAGTTAATTTTGAGAAAACTTTTTTGAAATCAACTTGTCCATCTCCTGGTGAACGGTAACGACCTGCTCTATCTTTCCAATCGTTATAACCACCAAACGTTCCTTTTTTTCCTGTTGGATTGAATTCTGAATCTTTTACATGAAAGGCTTTTATGAACTCATGATAATGGTCTATATATTTTATATAGTCTAATTGCTGTAATACAAAATGTGAAGGATCATAAAGAATATTTACTGCTTTATGGTTTCCTGTAGCTTCCAGAAAACGCTCGAAAGTATCACCATCGTGAATATCTTCAACCGGATGCACTTCATAACAAACAGCTACTCCATTATCTTCAAATGTGTTTAA containing:
- a CDS encoding sugar phosphate isomerase/epimerase, encoding MQTIKGPAIFLAQFMDEKEPFNSLDGLCKWASDLGYKGVQIPTLDKSIIDLDIAAESQTYCDDFKEKINSYGLEITELSTHIQGQLVAVHPAHDIMFDVFAPKELQGKPKERTAWAIDQMHKAAKTSNRLGLKAHATFSGSLLWPAVHPWPQQPKGLIELGFKELADRWKPILNTFEDNGVAVCYEVHPVEDIHDGDTFERFLEATGNHKAVNILYDPSHFVLQQLDYIKYIDHYHEFIKAFHVKDSEFNPTGKKGTFGGYNDWKDRAGRYRSPGDGQVDFKKVFSKLTEYGCDVWAVLEWECVIKSPEQGAKEGVNFIQKHIIEVTNKRFDDFAGGESDENQLKQILGL